One Paroedura picta isolate Pp20150507F chromosome 16, Ppicta_v3.0, whole genome shotgun sequence genomic region harbors:
- the NEUROD2 gene encoding neurogenic differentiation factor 2 isoform X2 gives MLTRLFSEPSLLPDVGKFSSWADDCEDDEQSDKDERRSKSCPLDDQAEGSLGEVKEENDLAGDDEDDDEEEEGLEEAEGDRPKKRGPKKRKMTKARLERSKLRRQKANARERNRMHDLNAALDNLRKVVPCYSKTQKLSKIETLRLAKNYIWALSEILRSGKRPDLVSYVQTLCKGLSQPTTNLVAGCLQLNSRNFLTEQGQEAGRYHGPNSPFAMHAYPYPCSRLSGAQCASSTMASSHAALRTHHAYCATYESLYGNASPDYNSSEYDGPLSPPLCVNGNFSLKQDSSPDHEKNYHYSMHYSGLPSARPGGHNLVFGSTAMRGGVHSENVLPYDMHLHHDRGPMYEELNAFFHN, from the coding sequence ATGTTGACGCGCCTGTTCAGCGAGCCCAGCTTGCTCCCGGACGTGGGGAAATTCTCCAGCTGGGCGGACGACTGCGAGGACGATGAGCAGAGCGACAAGGACGAGCGGCGCTCCAAGAGCTGCCCGCTGGACGACCAGGCCGAGGGCTCCCTGGGCGAGGTCAAAGAGGAGAACGACCTAGCGGGCGACGACGaggacgacgacgaggaggaggagggcctggaggaggcCGAGGGCGACCGCCCCAAGAAGCGCGGCCCCAAGAAGCGCAAGATGACCAAGGCGCGCCTGGAGCGCTCCAAGCTGCGGCGCCAGAAGGCCAACGCGCGCGAGCGCAACCGCATGCACGACCTCAACGCCGCCCTGGACAACCTGCGCAAGGTGGTGCCCTGCTACTCCAAGACGCAGAAGCTGTCCAAGATCGAGACGCTGCGCCTGGCCAAGAACTACATCTGGGCGCTGTCGGAGATCCTGCGCTCGGGCAAGCGGCCGGACTTGGTCTCGTACGTGCAGACGCTGTGCAAGGGCCTCTCGCAGCCCACCACCAACCTGGTGGCCGGCTGCCTGCAGCTCAACTCGCGGAACTTCCTCACCGAACAGGGCCAGGAGGCGGGCCGCTACCACGGGCCCAACTCGCCCTTCGCCATGCACGCCTACCCCTACCCGTGCTCGCGGCTGTCGGGCGCGCAGTGCGCCTCCAGCACCATGGCCAGCTCCCACGCCGCCCTGCGCACCCACCACGCCTACTGCGCCACCTACGAGTCGCTCTACGGCAACGCGTCGCCGGACTACAACAGCTCCGAGTACGACGGGCCGCTGAGCCCCCCGCTGTGCGTCAACGGCAACTTTTCCCTCAAGCAGGACTCGTCGCCCGACCACGAGAAGAACTACCACTACTCTATGCACTACTCCGGCCTGCCCAGCGCCCGCCCGGGCGGCCACAACCTGGTCTTCGGCTCGACGGCCATGCGGGGCGGCGTCCACTCGGAGAACGTGTTGCCTTACGATATGCACCTCCACCACGACCGGGGACCCATGTACGAGGAGCTGAATGCTTTTTTCCATAATTAA
- the NEUROD2 gene encoding neurogenic differentiation factor 2 isoform X1 codes for MLTRLFSEPSLLPDVGKFSSWADDCEDDEQSDKDERRSKSCPLDDQAEGSLGEVKEENDLAGDDEDDDEEEEGLEEAEGDRPKKRGPKKRKMTKARLERSKLRRQKANARERNRMHDLNAALDNLRKVVPCYSKTQKLSKIETLRLAKNYIWALSEILRSGKRPDLVSYVQTLCKGLSQPTTNLVAGCLQLNSRNFLTEQGQEAGRYHGPNSPFAMHAYPYPCSRLSGAQCASSTMASSHAALRTHHAYCATYESLYGNASPDYNSSEYDGPLSPPLCVNGNFSLKQDSSPDHEKNYHYSMHYSGLPSARPGGHNLVFGSTAMRGGVHSENVLPYDMHLHHDRGPMSRKPSRWDLSTS; via the exons ATGTTGACGCGCCTGTTCAGCGAGCCCAGCTTGCTCCCGGACGTGGGGAAATTCTCCAGCTGGGCGGACGACTGCGAGGACGATGAGCAGAGCGACAAGGACGAGCGGCGCTCCAAGAGCTGCCCGCTGGACGACCAGGCCGAGGGCTCCCTGGGCGAGGTCAAAGAGGAGAACGACCTAGCGGGCGACGACGaggacgacgacgaggaggaggagggcctggaggaggcCGAGGGCGACCGCCCCAAGAAGCGCGGCCCCAAGAAGCGCAAGATGACCAAGGCGCGCCTGGAGCGCTCCAAGCTGCGGCGCCAGAAGGCCAACGCGCGCGAGCGCAACCGCATGCACGACCTCAACGCCGCCCTGGACAACCTGCGCAAGGTGGTGCCCTGCTACTCCAAGACGCAGAAGCTGTCCAAGATCGAGACGCTGCGCCTGGCCAAGAACTACATCTGGGCGCTGTCGGAGATCCTGCGCTCGGGCAAGCGGCCGGACTTGGTCTCGTACGTGCAGACGCTGTGCAAGGGCCTCTCGCAGCCCACCACCAACCTGGTGGCCGGCTGCCTGCAGCTCAACTCGCGGAACTTCCTCACCGAACAGGGCCAGGAGGCGGGCCGCTACCACGGGCCCAACTCGCCCTTCGCCATGCACGCCTACCCCTACCCGTGCTCGCGGCTGTCGGGCGCGCAGTGCGCCTCCAGCACCATGGCCAGCTCCCACGCCGCCCTGCGCACCCACCACGCCTACTGCGCCACCTACGAGTCGCTCTACGGCAACGCGTCGCCGGACTACAACAGCTCCGAGTACGACGGGCCGCTGAGCCCCCCGCTGTGCGTCAACGGCAACTTTTCCCTCAAGCAGGACTCGTCGCCCGACCACGAGAAGAACTACCACTACTCTATGCACTACTCCGGCCTGCCCAGCGCCCGCCCGGGCGGCCACAACCTGGTCTTCGGCTCGACGGCCATGCGGGGCGGCGTCCACTCGGAGAACGTGTTGCCTTACGATATGCACCTCCACCACGACCGGGGACCCAT gAGTCGCAAGCCTTCCCGTTGGGATCTGTCCACCAGTTGA